A window of Azospirillum lipoferum 4B contains these coding sequences:
- a CDS encoding ParA family protein, which produces MARIISFASTKGGVGKTSLVMALTSELRRREASVLLLDCDPNRHLAEWARRRNDAGVRVLDEITESNVRQTVQENAPSFDYTLIDLAGFGNLTMLYAFSVSDGVLIPTQQSFMDVKETVRTFKVVADSVGVLKHTPASSVVIVRTQAAIESRVDRHARGLLDEHGVPAFRTELIERSLLKEMTYTGHGPGEVNPNSNADLNVRSLTDEFVAFLEASPANPLIPRG; this is translated from the coding sequence ATGGCTCGGATCATCAGTTTCGCCTCCACCAAGGGCGGCGTCGGCAAGACCAGTCTGGTCATGGCGCTCACCTCCGAACTGCGCCGGCGCGAGGCGAGCGTGCTTCTGCTCGACTGCGACCCCAACCGGCATCTGGCCGAATGGGCGCGGCGGCGCAACGATGCCGGCGTGCGGGTGCTGGACGAGATCACGGAATCGAATGTCCGCCAGACGGTGCAGGAGAATGCGCCGAGCTTCGACTACACGCTGATCGACCTTGCCGGCTTCGGCAACCTGACCATGCTCTACGCCTTCTCGGTCAGCGACGGGGTGCTGATCCCGACCCAGCAGTCCTTCATGGACGTGAAGGAGACGGTGCGCACCTTCAAGGTGGTGGCGGATTCCGTGGGCGTGCTGAAACACACGCCGGCCTCCAGCGTGGTGATCGTCCGCACCCAGGCCGCCATCGAATCCCGCGTCGACCGCCATGCCCGCGGCCTGCTGGACGAGCATGGCGTCCCGGCCTTCCGCACCGAACTGATCGAGCGCTCGCTGCTGAAGGAGATGACCTACACCGGCCACGGACCGGGCGAGGTCAATCCGAACAGCAATGCCGACCTGAACGTCCGCTCCCTGACCGACGAGTTCGTCGCCTTCCTGGAAGCCTCCCCGGCCAACCCGCTGATCCCGCGAGGGTGA
- a CDS encoding tetratricopeptide repeat protein: MPQASDTTLQDALDAERAGNRETAGTLCLRLLEQAPTGPQAPAAHDALARLLVGQDMAAAAGHALAAWRLTPQDPTRRSNLWQLLTHLGEAGDVGRFQGREDCVGLVALGNALRRDGQALRAERAYRRALELYPEVSFTLSRLACLCAEQHRLEEADALFAQAAERHGGRDAVTRTDPAFLQALRAGPPAAGIRATIQEGAGAASRPLVVYACCDAVYARKFLPTMVRSIAEDSGLDCAIALHLVNPDAEAEATVAALAAAHGADRFIVLRETIDLSPLGDNAKTYYACSRFLVLPDLLVRWQRPVLMLDVDLLAIRDLNPLLATSARSDLGMMSHALKRLDIWSLLYADVLHIRPTTGALRFLDLTRRYIRHFLDRGLPVWFLDQAALAAVHLAGFTAEAAPRLTIYPADIHSSTVMVDGEGRYWTDDSAYFYSVRATGGGQHAVHRLKRRAGTTADVKPG, encoded by the coding sequence ATGCCACAAGCCTCCGACACCACCCTTCAGGACGCGCTCGACGCCGAACGGGCGGGGAACCGCGAGACCGCCGGGACGCTCTGCCTCCGGCTGCTGGAGCAGGCCCCCACCGGTCCGCAGGCGCCGGCGGCGCACGATGCGCTCGCCAGACTTCTGGTCGGCCAGGACATGGCGGCGGCGGCCGGCCATGCGCTCGCCGCCTGGCGGCTGACGCCCCAGGATCCGACCCGCCGCTCCAACCTGTGGCAGCTGCTGACCCATCTGGGCGAGGCCGGCGATGTCGGCCGCTTCCAGGGGCGCGAGGACTGCGTCGGGCTGGTGGCGCTGGGCAACGCGCTGCGCCGCGACGGGCAGGCGCTGCGGGCCGAGCGGGCCTATCGCCGGGCGCTGGAGCTCTATCCGGAAGTGTCCTTCACGCTGAGCCGGCTGGCCTGCCTGTGCGCCGAGCAGCACCGGCTGGAGGAGGCCGACGCCCTGTTCGCCCAGGCGGCGGAGCGCCATGGCGGGCGCGACGCCGTCACCCGCACCGATCCGGCCTTCCTGCAGGCCCTGCGCGCGGGACCGCCCGCCGCCGGCATCCGCGCCACCATCCAGGAAGGCGCCGGGGCAGCATCCCGGCCGCTGGTGGTCTATGCCTGCTGCGACGCCGTCTATGCGCGCAAGTTCCTACCGACCATGGTGCGGTCCATCGCCGAGGACAGCGGGCTGGACTGCGCCATCGCCCTGCATCTGGTCAATCCCGATGCCGAGGCGGAAGCGACGGTGGCCGCCCTGGCCGCCGCCCACGGCGCCGACCGCTTCATCGTCCTGCGCGAGACCATCGACCTGTCGCCGCTGGGCGACAATGCCAAGACCTATTACGCCTGCAGCCGCTTCCTGGTGCTGCCCGATCTGCTGGTCCGCTGGCAGCGGCCGGTGCTGATGCTGGACGTCGACCTGCTGGCGATCCGCGACCTGAACCCGCTGCTGGCGACCTCCGCCCGCTCGGACCTCGGCATGATGAGCCATGCGCTGAAGCGGCTGGACATCTGGAGCCTGCTCTACGCCGACGTGCTGCACATCCGGCCGACCACGGGGGCGCTGCGCTTCCTCGACCTCACCCGGCGCTACATCCGCCATTTCCTCGACCGCGGCCTGCCCGTCTGGTTCCTCGACCAGGCGGCGCTCGCCGCCGTGCATCTGGCCGGCTTCACGGCGGAGGCGGCACCACGCCTGACGATCTATCCGGCCGACATCCACAGCAGCACGGTGATGGTCGACGGCGAGGGCCGCTATTGGACCGACGACAGCGCCTATTTCTATTCGGTCCGCGCCACCGGCGGCGGCCAGCATGCGGTGCACCGGCTGAAGCGCCGCGCCGGCACCACCGCTGACGTGAAGCCGGGTTGA
- a CDS encoding FkbM family methyltransferase: protein MSIADGLKIAFDVHLSGDLERAEEFYRAILRVSPGNPMAATLLGLIRSQRTMVRQSKHKTLTLLRDRGFRPATVIDVGAQTGTPPLYEVFPDAHHVLIEPVAENESALQALCGQLRSAEYRIAAVTSRDGMVPLAVSDDRLYSSVVPEGADAPPGLRSVPGVSLDTLCAEGRYAGPMLVKIDVDGLELEVLAGAASLMQPDAVFVIEATVAGNDARLPRIIDAMAPYGFQVWDIVDPLYRPNDERMWQVDLVMVHRDGPYAPL from the coding sequence GTGAGCATCGCCGACGGTCTCAAGATCGCTTTCGACGTCCATCTCTCCGGCGATCTCGAACGGGCGGAGGAATTCTACCGCGCCATCCTCCGGGTCAGTCCGGGCAATCCGATGGCGGCGACGCTGTTGGGGCTGATCCGCTCCCAGCGGACGATGGTCCGCCAGAGCAAGCACAAGACGCTTACGCTCCTGCGCGACCGGGGCTTCCGTCCCGCCACCGTGATCGATGTCGGCGCCCAGACCGGCACCCCGCCGCTCTACGAGGTTTTTCCCGACGCCCACCATGTGCTGATCGAACCGGTGGCCGAGAATGAGTCCGCCCTGCAGGCCCTGTGCGGGCAGCTGCGCAGCGCCGAGTACCGCATCGCCGCCGTCACCAGCCGGGATGGCATGGTCCCGCTGGCGGTTTCCGACGACCGGCTCTACTCCTCCGTCGTTCCGGAGGGCGCGGACGCCCCGCCGGGCCTGCGCAGCGTGCCCGGCGTCTCGCTCGATACGCTGTGTGCCGAAGGCCGCTATGCTGGGCCGATGCTGGTGAAGATCGATGTCGACGGTCTGGAACTGGAGGTTCTGGCCGGGGCGGCCAGCCTGATGCAGCCGGACGCCGTCTTCGTGATCGAGGCGACGGTGGCCGGCAACGATGCCCGCCTGCCTCGCATCATCGACGCCATGGCACCCTACGGTTTCCAGGTCTGGGACATCGTCGATCCGCTTTACCGTCCCAATGACGAACGGATGTGGCAGGTCGATCTGGTGATGGTCCACCGCGACGGTCCCTACGCACCCCTTTGA
- a CDS encoding tetratricopeptide repeat protein codes for MNIQQAFATALGLQQSGQAGEAARLYGEIVATDPQFAPAVNNLGLLRADAGRDWEAVALFRRALSLAPNSLNGWINLGALLVRLGRPDEAVRAYRAAIRLKPDQPALLNELGIQLERLKRPEEASDIFARAFALAPDDAEIANNHGAMLRMAHRLDEAAACFRRAIALNPQHAGAYSNLGSTVKDKGVFWEALLGFRRATRLDPEFAGAYWNESLVRLLLGDFVQGWRGYEWRWKHGRLPSPQRSFVQPRWDGSPLQGRRLLVYWEQGFGDVLQFVRYLPLLSQMAGGQPVYLECQRPLLPVLRRLPGTIAVETGGPLPDFDVQIPVLSLPALFGTRLETVPSRVPYLTAEPDLAARWGERLKGLEKDGGGLKVGIVWAGSPTHGNDKNRSIGLAPFARLAAIPGVSLVSIQKGPTEGQAANPPGGFPLLNLSPDIHDFADTAAIMAGLDLMVCVDTSVAHLAGALGVPVWVLVPFAPDWRWMLDRDDSPWYPTMRLFRQDRPGSWDGAIDRLERALRERASQ; via the coding sequence ATGAACATCCAGCAAGCCTTCGCCACGGCTCTCGGGCTCCAGCAGAGCGGCCAAGCCGGAGAGGCCGCCCGGCTGTATGGCGAGATCGTCGCCACCGACCCCCAGTTCGCCCCCGCCGTCAACAATCTGGGACTGCTGCGCGCGGACGCCGGCCGCGATTGGGAAGCGGTGGCGCTGTTCCGCCGCGCCCTGAGCCTGGCGCCGAACTCGCTGAACGGCTGGATCAACCTGGGGGCGCTGCTGGTCCGGCTCGGCCGGCCGGATGAGGCGGTGCGGGCCTACCGCGCCGCGATCCGGCTGAAACCCGACCAGCCGGCCCTGCTCAACGAACTGGGTATCCAGCTGGAACGGCTGAAACGGCCCGAGGAAGCCAGCGACATCTTCGCCCGCGCCTTCGCCCTGGCGCCCGACGATGCGGAGATCGCCAACAACCACGGCGCCATGCTGCGCATGGCCCACCGGCTGGACGAGGCGGCGGCATGCTTCCGCCGCGCCATCGCGCTGAACCCGCAGCATGCCGGGGCCTACAGCAATTTGGGGTCCACGGTGAAGGACAAGGGTGTTTTCTGGGAGGCGTTGCTGGGCTTCCGGCGGGCGACCCGGCTGGACCCGGAATTCGCCGGCGCCTACTGGAACGAAAGCCTGGTCCGGCTGCTGCTGGGCGATTTCGTCCAGGGCTGGCGCGGCTATGAATGGCGCTGGAAGCATGGCCGCCTGCCCTCGCCGCAGCGCAGCTTCGTCCAGCCGCGCTGGGACGGATCGCCGCTGCAGGGGCGGCGGCTGCTGGTCTATTGGGAGCAGGGCTTCGGCGACGTGCTGCAGTTCGTCCGTTACCTGCCGCTGCTGTCGCAAATGGCCGGCGGACAGCCGGTCTATCTGGAATGCCAGCGGCCATTGCTGCCGGTGCTGCGCCGCCTGCCCGGAACCATCGCGGTGGAGACCGGCGGGCCGCTGCCCGACTTCGACGTGCAGATCCCGGTGCTGAGCCTGCCGGCCCTGTTCGGCACCCGGCTGGAAACCGTGCCGTCCCGCGTTCCCTATTTGACGGCGGAGCCCGATCTGGCGGCGCGCTGGGGCGAGCGGCTGAAGGGGCTGGAAAAGGACGGAGGCGGGCTGAAGGTCGGCATCGTCTGGGCCGGATCGCCCACCCATGGCAACGACAAGAACCGCTCCATCGGGCTGGCGCCCTTCGCAAGGCTGGCCGCCATCCCCGGCGTCAGCCTCGTCTCCATCCAGAAGGGGCCGACCGAGGGACAGGCGGCAAACCCGCCCGGCGGCTTCCCCCTGCTGAACCTGTCGCCCGACATCCACGACTTCGCAGACACCGCCGCCATCATGGCCGGCCTCGACCTGATGGTCTGCGTCGACACCTCCGTCGCCCATCTCGCCGGCGCGCTTGGCGTCCCGGTCTGGGTGCTGGTCCCCTTCGCTCCCGACTGGCGCTGGATGCTGGACCGTGACGACAGCCCCTGGTATCCGACCATGCGCCTGTTCCGCCAGGACCGCCCCGGCTCCTGGGACGGCGCCATCGACCGCCTGGAACGCGCCTTGCGCGAGCGGGCCTCCCAATAA